In Sphingopyxis macrogoltabida, the sequence TCGAGCGCGGCAAAGAGTTCGGGGTGCGGCAAGTGGACGCGGGTCGCATCGCCCGGCGTCTTGTCGGCATCGAGGACGAACTTCCGCCCCTTCACCAACTCGGCGGGGCCGTCCTTGAAGGTCCCGACGCGTAGCTTTGGCCCCTGCAGGTCGACGAGGATCGTCGTCGGGCGCCCGGTCTCTTTCTCCAGCGCCCGGATCGCCGCGATGACCTTCGCGTGACCCGCATGATCGCCGTGACTCATGTTGACGCGGAAGGCATCGGCGCCGGCGCGGTGCAGCACCGCGATCATCTCCGGGTTCGCGCTCGCGGGGCCGAGGGTCGCCAGGATGCGGACCTTGCGCTGGCGGGGCGTAAAACTCTGGACCACGGGTGCTCCGACAATTGGAAAGGCTGGGCGGCTTGCCTAGGGCGTATATCCCCGGCAAGGCAAGCCGCGTATAGCTATTCATGCCACCACCGGAAGGAAATCCGCCATGTCCTGCAGCGACGACCAGATCCCCGCGAACGATGCGCTCGACAGTCTCGACGATGCGGTGGCCGCCGCGGCCTTCCGTCGCCTCGTGCGGCTGCTCCAGCACCGCAGCGATGCCGCGAATATCGACCTGATGGGGCTCGCCGGTTTCTGCCGCAATTGCCTCGGCGACTGGATCGCCGAGGCGGGCGACCTCGAAAAGGAAGCCGGCCGCGCGATCGTTCACGGCATGCCGACCGCCGAATGGAAAGCGCTGCATCACACTGCGGCGACCGCCGAACAGCTTAAGCGGATGGAAGAAAGCATGGCGAAGAATCCCTGACGCCGCTAGGACGCGCCAGCCGCGATTCTCGCGTCACATCTTTCCCATCACCGGAGCCTGAAATGAGCGAAGCCACCACCACCGACCAGCAACTGCGCCTGTTCATCGAGCGCGTCGAACGGTTGGAAGAAGAGAAAAAGGGCATCGCCGACGATATCCGCGACACCTATAACGAAGCCAAGAGCAACGGCTATGATCCCAAGATCATGCGCCAGATCGTGCGCCTGAGGAAAATGCCGATCCACGACCGCAAGGAAATGGAAGCGATCCTCGACGTTTATAAATCGGCGCTCGGCATCGACTGACGCACACCACGAGAACCCGCAGGAGAGTGACGATGTTCAGCACCACCACCAATAATGTCGAAGGCCGTCCGGTCCGCGAATATCTGGGCATCGTCACCGGCGAGGTGATCGTCGGCGCCAACCTGTTCCGCGACCTGTTCGCGAGCATCACCGACATCGTCGGCGGCCGTTCGGGCAAATATGAGGACGTCCTCGCCCGTGCGCGCAAGGAAGCGATCGCCGAGATGGAGGCCGAAGCGACGCGCCTCGGCGGCAATGCGGTGATCGGCGTCGATCTCGATTACGAGGTGCTCGGCCAGAACGGCTCGATGCTGATGGTCTCCGCCAGCGGAACGGCCGTGGTTGTCTGATCGGCGCGGCCGCGCTAGGGCGGCGGCCACATTTTTCGATCCGATGGAGGTAGGCTGTGGCCGGCCATAGTAAATTCAAGAACATCATGCACCGCAAGGGTGCGCAGGACAAAAAGCGCAGCAGCCTCTTCTCGAAGCTCAGCCGGGAAATCACCGTCGCGGCGAAGATGGGCCTGCCCGATCCCGACGCGAACGCGCGCCTGCGCGCCGCGGTCAACGCCGCCAAGGCGCAGTCGATGCCGAAGGACAATATCCAGCGCGCGATCGACAAGGCGGCCGGCAACGACGGCGATAATTACGAAGAAATCCGCTACGAAGGCTATGGCCCCGGCGGCGTATCGCTGATCGTCGAGGCGCTGACCGACAACCGCAACCGCACCGCGACCAACGTGCGCACCGCCTTCAGCAAGAACGGCGGCAACCTCGGCACCAGCGGCAGCGTCAGCCACGGCTTCGACCGGCTCGGCCTCATCAACTATGGCGCGAGCGCGGGCGACGCCGACACGGTGTTCGAAGCCGCGCTGGATGCCGGCGCCGACGACGTCGAATCGTCCGAGGACGGCCACGACATCTGGACCAGCGTCGACAGCCTGCACGAAGTCGCAAAGGCGCTCGAAACGAAGCTCGGCGAGGCCGAAGGCGTCAAGCTGGCGTGGAAGCCGACGCTGAAGAGCGAAGTCGGCGACGAAAGCGTCGCGCAGACCTTGTTCAAGCTGATCGACACGCTCGACGACGACGACGATGTCCAGACCGTCTGGGGCAATTATGAAATCCCCGACGCGGTGATGGAGAAGCTCGGCTGATCATCCTCGGCCTCGATCCCTCGCTCAGTTGTACCGGCTGGGGCGTCATCCGCGTCGAGGGCAGCCGGATCAGCCATATCGCCAATGGGCAGGTAAAGACCGACGCGAAGGCGTCCCTGCCCGACCGGCTCGCCTATCTCGATACGGTGCTCGCGGCGGTGATCGCCGATCATGTACCGGCGTGCGCAGCGGTCGAAGAGGTGTTCGTCAACGACAATCCGCAATCGACGCTGAAGCTCGCGCACGCCCGCGGCGTGGTGCTGCTGGGCTGCGCGCGGAGCGGACTCGCGGTCACCGAATATGCGCCCCGGCTGGTCAAGAAGGCGATCGTCGGCACCGGCGGGGCGGCGAAGGAGCAGGTGCAGGCGATGCTGCGCGTGCTGCTCCCCGGCGCCAAGGTGGCGGGGGCCGACGCCGCCGACGCGCTCGCGGTCGCGATCTGCCACGCAAACCACCGCCCGCGCCTCTGAATTTCGTCACCCCGGACTTGATCCGGGGTCCATCGCCGCAGCGCCGATATGGATGCCGGATCAAGTCCGGCATGACGAAAGAGGGAAATTGATTCCCTTTTCGTTCTCCTCGCGCTAGGCACGGGCCATGATCGCGAAACTCACCGGACGGCTCGATTCCAGCGGCGCAGGCCATGCGGTGATCGACGTCGGCGGCGTGGGCTATCTGGTCGAAGCCTCGGCACGCACATTGGACGCGCTTGGCCCTGTCGGCGGCGAGGTCACCATCCACACCGAAATGCTCGTCGGCGAGGATTTTCTGCGCCTGCTCGGCTTCGCCAAGGCCGAGGAACGCGACTGGTTCCGCCTGCTTACCAGCGTTCAGGGTGTCGGCGCCAAGGTCGCGCTCGCCATCCTCTCGGCGCTCGAAATCGGCGATTTGCAGCGCGCCCTTGCGAGCGGCGACAGCGCGATGATCGCGCGCGCCAACGGCGTCGGGCCCAAGCTCGCGCAGCGAATCACGCATGAACTGAAGGACAAGGCGGGCGCGCTCGGCGGGATTGCCGGTTCGGGGGCCGCCCTATCCGCCACCGCCGGCCCGCTCGGCGACGCGGTTGCAGCGCTAACCGGGCTGGGCTTCAAGCCCGGCGAAGCGAGCGCTGCGGTTGCGGCGGCGAGCGAAGAACTGGGTGCGGCTGCCAGCCTCGACGCGTTGGTACGCATAGCGCTCAAAAAGGCGGCAAAGTGAGTCGCATGCTTATTGTTGCGGCTGCCGCAGGTGCCATGCAATGCCTCGGTGGCTGCGATGCGGCAATGGATCGGATCGCCCAGGATCGCGCCATCGAACATGCGAAGGGACAGGTCGCGGGCGCGCTCGGTGGAGGCGAGCCCCGCTTTCGTAACGTTTTCCAATCGCCGGCGAACTTCACCTGCGGCAACGTTGCCCGCTATCAATCTATCAAATTCCAGCGCTTTTTCGCCTCCGGTATCGACGAACCTTTTCTCGAAGAGGATTTCGGGAAAGATAAGATGGATATGATGTGGGATGCCGCATGTGTCCGGCCGCCGAGCGGGAAGCCGCAAGAATGAACAGCATCATCCGCAACGCCTCCTGCCGCTGTGGCCAGCTCCGCATTACCTGCACCGGCGAGCCGATCCGCGTGTCCGTCTGCCACTGTCGCAATTGCAAGGCGCGGAGCGGAAGCGCCTTTTCCGCACAGGCGCGCTTCCCTGCCGATCAGGTTCGCATCGAAGGCGAAGCGAAATTGTACCAACATGCCGGCGGCAGCGGCACTCTCGCGGACTTCTACTTTTGTAAGGACTGCGGCTCAACGCTCTGGTTTCTCAACCGCCCGGAACTCGACAGCTATGCCGTGCCGATCGGCAATTTCGAACCCGGCCATGACTTCGAGCCGCAATTTTCAGTCTATGAGGATCGTCAGTTACCTTGGGTTTGTATCCTCGGCGAGGCAATAGAACGGTATGACTGAGCCCGCCCTCACCACCCCGATCCGCACCCCCGAGGATGCCGATGCCGCGCTGCGGCCGAAGTCGCTTGCCGAGTTCGTCGGGCAGGCGGCGGCGCGCGAGAACCTCCGTATCTTCGTCGAAGCTGCGAAGTCGCGCGGCGACGCGCTCGACCATGTGCTGTTCTTCGGCCCGCCGGGGCTCGGCAAGACGACCCTCGCGCAGATCGTCGCGAAGGAGCTCGGCGTGGGTTTCCGCTCGACCAGCGGCCCGGTGATCGCCAAGGCGGGCGACCTCGCCGCGCTGCTCACCAATCTCGAGGACGGCGACGTGCTGTTCATCGACGAAATCCACCGCCTGTCGCCTGCGGTCGAGGAGATTCTCTACCCGGCGATGGAGGACCGCGCGCTCGACATCATGATCGGCGAAGGACCGTCGGCGCGCAGCGTCCGCATCGACCTGCCCAAATTCACCCTCGTCGGCGCGACGACGCGGCAGGGTCTGCTGACGACGCCGCTGCGCGACCGTTTCGGCATTCCGGTGCGGCTCAATTTCTATACCCATGCCGAACTCGAACAGGTGATTACGCGCGCCGCGCGGCTGCTCGCGCTGCCGATCGCGTCCGACGGCGCGCTCGAGATCGCGAAGCGCTCGCGCGGCACGCCGCGCATCGCCGGGCGACTGCTCCGCCGCGTGCGCGATTTCGCGACCGTCGCGGGGCATGCGGTGGTCGATGCGAAGGCGGCCGATGCGGCGCTCAACCGGCTGGAGGTCGACGCGCTCGGGCTCGATGCGATGGACCGGCGCTATCTGACGATGATCGCCGATATCTATCGCGGCGGGCCGGTCGGGGTCGAAACCCTCGCGGCCGGATTGTCGGAGCCGCGCGACACGATCGAGGATGTCGTCGAACCCTATCTGCTGCAGATCGGGCTGATCGCGCGCACCGCGCGCGGCCGCATGCTCAACGCCAGCGCATGGAAGCATCTGGGGCTCAATCCGCCCGCCGGATCGCAGGACGGACTATTCGATCAGCAAAAATAGGCGGATTTCTGCCGATTTCATTCTGCCAACCGGCTTCGATCTGCGACGAACCGTTCAAGAGGGGTTTGCGACGAGTCGTTGCGACGCTATCGGTCAGGACAATGGTAAACGTCCCGCCCCCTTTCGTCCCCGGCGCCTTCGTCGGGGCTGCGCATCATTACCGGGCGCGCGTCTACTTCGAGGATACCGACCTCAGCGGCATCGTCTATCACGCCAATTACCTGCGTTACATGGAACGCGCGCGATCGGACATGCTGCGCCTTGCGGGCATCGACCAGCGCGCCGCGATGGACGCCGGCGAGGGCGCGTGGGCCGTCACCGACCTTGCGATCAAATATCGCAGCCCCGCAAAGCTCGACGACGACCTGCTCGTCGTCAGCACCGTGGAGGCGGTGCGCGGGGCAAGCGTGATCATCGCGCAGCGCATCCTTCGCGGGACTGACACGTTAAGCGGCGAGACATTAACGCCTACCATACTGACCGAAGCGCAGGTCACGGCAGCCTTCCTGTCGCCCGGGGGGCGGCCACGCCGCCAGCCGGCAGGCTGGGCCGACCGGTTTACCGCCATCATGAATGGAGAGAATATCCCTTGCTAGACAATATCAAGCTGGCCGCCGACGCGGCGACGCTGTCCCCCATCGCGCTGTTCCTGCAGGCCGACTGGATCGTGAAGGGCGTGATGATCGGGCTGCTTCTGGCCTCCATTTATGTCTGGGCGGTGATTTTCACCCACGGCCGCAGCGTCGGCAAGCTGATGGGCGCGTCCGAACGGTTCGAACGCGATTTCTGGCGCGCCGGCAATCTCGACAAATTCTATGACGAGAACGGCCGCGAGGAATTGCCCAGCGCCAAGATCCTCGCCGCCGGAATCAGCGAATGGCGGCGCTCGACCGCGGGCAAGAATGTCGACCGCGACGGTACGCGAGAACGGCTGGGCATCGCGATGAACGCCGCGATTGCGGGCGAGGTCGACAGGCTGGCCGAAAAGATCGGCACGCTCGCGACGATCGGATCGGTCGCGCCCTTCGTCGGCCTGTTCGGCACCGTCTGGGGCATCATGCGCAGCTTCACGGCGATCGCGGCGTCGAACAACAGCAGCCTCGCCGTTGTCGCGCCGGGCATCGCCGAAGCATTGTTCGCGACCGCGATCGGCCTGTTTGCCGCCATTCCCGCGGTGATCGCGTACAACGCCTTTTCGCAGCGGCTGAACCGGCTCGAATCGCGGCTCGGCCGCTTCGCCGACGGGCTGCACGCCACCTTCAGCCGCGAGCTCGAGGTCGAAGCCTGATGGGCATGACCGGCCCCTCGGGCGGCATCGGCGGACGGCGCGGCCGCGGCAGCCGCCGCGCGCCGATGTCGGAAATCAACGTCACACCGCTCGTCGACGTGATGCTGGTGCTGCTGATCATCTTCATGATCACCGCGCCGCTGCTTGCCTCCGCCGTTCCCGTCGACCTGCCCGAAAGCCGCGCCAAGCCGGTCGAGACCGAGGAGCAGGAACCGGTGCAATTGTCGATCACCGGCGACGACACCCTCTATATCGGCGAGGAACAGGTGAGCGAGGCCGAACTCCCGGCCCGGCTCGACGCCATCGCGCGCGAGCAGAAGGAGGGCGAACGCCCCCGGCAGATCATGCTGCGCGCCGACAAGGGGCTCGATTACGGCCGCGTGATGCGCGTGATGGGCGAACTCAATCGCGCCGGGCTTTCGCGGATCGCGCTGGTGACGATGGGCTCCGACACCGAACCCGCCGTGGTCACCAGCGGTTCAGAAACCGGGCAATAGGCTGGAAATCATGGCCGTAACACGGGCAGAGAGGGGCAATCAGCGAAGCGGCATCCTTGTCGCAGTGGTCGCGCATGTGCTGATCATCGGCCTGCTCTCGGTACAATGGACCGCGGGCGAGCGGCGTTTCGACAATCCGCCGATGGAGGTCGACCTGATCGCCGAAACCGCCGCCACATCCAGCGCGCCGGTGATCAGCGAAACCCCGCCGGCCGCGCGGCTGGGCGAAGAGAATGCTGTCGACATCGCCGCCCCCGAACCGATGCCGGCACCGCCCGAACCCGAACCCGTCGTCCGCCCGACCCCGGCCCCGGCGCCGAAACAGGTGTCGCGCCCGACGCCGGCACCGCCCAAGAAAACGCCGCCCGCAGCCAAGAAAGCACCGCCCAAGGCAGCGCCCAAATCCGCTCCGTCGAAAAGCGCCACGGCACGCCCGACGGGCCGGCTTGACGGGATCACCGACGGGCTGGGACGCGAACAGACC encodes:
- a CDS encoding DUF1244 domain-containing protein gives rise to the protein MSCSDDQIPANDALDSLDDAVAAAAFRRLVRLLQHRSDAANIDLMGLAGFCRNCLGDWIAEAGDLEKEAGRAIVHGMPTAEWKALHHTAATAEQLKRMEESMAKNP
- a CDS encoding DUF2312 domain-containing protein — translated: MSEATTTDQQLRLFIERVERLEEEKKGIADDIRDTYNEAKSNGYDPKIMRQIVRLRKMPIHDRKEMEAILDVYKSALGID
- a CDS encoding heavy metal-binding domain-containing protein, whose product is MFSTTTNNVEGRPVREYLGIVTGEVIVGANLFRDLFASITDIVGGRSGKYEDVLARARKEAIAEMEAEATRLGGNAVIGVDLDYEVLGQNGSMLMVSASGTAVVV
- a CDS encoding YebC/PmpR family DNA-binding transcriptional regulator; the encoded protein is MAGHSKFKNIMHRKGAQDKKRSSLFSKLSREITVAAKMGLPDPDANARLRAAVNAAKAQSMPKDNIQRAIDKAAGNDGDNYEEIRYEGYGPGGVSLIVEALTDNRNRTATNVRTAFSKNGGNLGTSGSVSHGFDRLGLINYGASAGDADTVFEAALDAGADDVESSEDGHDIWTSVDSLHEVAKALETKLGEAEGVKLAWKPTLKSEVGDESVAQTLFKLIDTLDDDDDVQTVWGNYEIPDAVMEKLG
- the ruvC gene encoding crossover junction endodeoxyribonuclease RuvC, which gives rise to MIILGLDPSLSCTGWGVIRVEGSRISHIANGQVKTDAKASLPDRLAYLDTVLAAVIADHVPACAAVEEVFVNDNPQSTLKLAHARGVVLLGCARSGLAVTEYAPRLVKKAIVGTGGAAKEQVQAMLRVLLPGAKVAGADAADALAVAICHANHRPRL
- the ruvA gene encoding Holliday junction branch migration protein RuvA — protein: MIAKLTGRLDSSGAGHAVIDVGGVGYLVEASARTLDALGPVGGEVTIHTEMLVGEDFLRLLGFAKAEERDWFRLLTSVQGVGAKVALAILSALEIGDLQRALASGDSAMIARANGVGPKLAQRITHELKDKAGALGGIAGSGAALSATAGPLGDAVAALTGLGFKPGEASAAVAAASEELGAAASLDALVRIALKKAAK
- a CDS encoding GFA family protein, translating into MNSIIRNASCRCGQLRITCTGEPIRVSVCHCRNCKARSGSAFSAQARFPADQVRIEGEAKLYQHAGGSGTLADFYFCKDCGSTLWFLNRPELDSYAVPIGNFEPGHDFEPQFSVYEDRQLPWVCILGEAIERYD
- the ruvB gene encoding Holliday junction branch migration DNA helicase RuvB; protein product: MTEPALTTPIRTPEDADAALRPKSLAEFVGQAAARENLRIFVEAAKSRGDALDHVLFFGPPGLGKTTLAQIVAKELGVGFRSTSGPVIAKAGDLAALLTNLEDGDVLFIDEIHRLSPAVEEILYPAMEDRALDIMIGEGPSARSVRIDLPKFTLVGATTRQGLLTTPLRDRFGIPVRLNFYTHAELEQVITRAARLLALPIASDGALEIAKRSRGTPRIAGRLLRRVRDFATVAGHAVVDAKAADAALNRLEVDALGLDAMDRRYLTMIADIYRGGPVGVETLAAGLSEPRDTIEDVVEPYLLQIGLIARTARGRMLNASAWKHLGLNPPAGSQDGLFDQQK
- a CDS encoding YbgC/FadM family acyl-CoA thioesterase, producing MVNVPPPFVPGAFVGAAHHYRARVYFEDTDLSGIVYHANYLRYMERARSDMLRLAGIDQRAAMDAGEGAWAVTDLAIKYRSPAKLDDDLLVVSTVEAVRGASVIIAQRILRGTDTLSGETLTPTILTEAQVTAAFLSPGGRPRRQPAGWADRFTAIMNGENIPC
- the tolQ gene encoding protein TolQ, which translates into the protein MLDNIKLAADAATLSPIALFLQADWIVKGVMIGLLLASIYVWAVIFTHGRSVGKLMGASERFERDFWRAGNLDKFYDENGREELPSAKILAAGISEWRRSTAGKNVDRDGTRERLGIAMNAAIAGEVDRLAEKIGTLATIGSVAPFVGLFGTVWGIMRSFTAIAASNNSSLAVVAPGIAEALFATAIGLFAAIPAVIAYNAFSQRLNRLESRLGRFADGLHATFSRELEVEA
- the tolR gene encoding protein TolR, producing the protein MGMTGPSGGIGGRRGRGSRRAPMSEINVTPLVDVMLVLLIIFMITAPLLASAVPVDLPESRAKPVETEEQEPVQLSITGDDTLYIGEEQVSEAELPARLDAIAREQKEGERPRQIMLRADKGLDYGRVMRVMGELNRAGLSRIALVTMGSDTEPAVVTSGSETGQ